In one window of candidate division KSB1 bacterium DNA:
- a CDS encoding lactate racemase domain-containing protein, translating to MMQNFTLPWRAWFGDERIKIFFPNHWRVEVLAMNDAPAMPKSRIAAALMRSVDEPPLYRLAVGKRRVAIAVDDLSRPTPAGEILPALLAMLGSCGLRDEQITIIISLGSHTALKPDEIIRKVGAEVASRVCVENHDCHANLVDIGVKVGQTPVLINRTFAEADLKILLGSVVPHVFAGFSGGAKMVLPGLSNIESIEWTHKAVLMGLRGKAGTLEGNRFRAEFERVARHVGVQLSINVVVNSRREIAGLFVGDLEAAHRRAAEFAREVYATRLPAEPLDVAILNAYPKDDELLQAENALMFHHTAPPSYLKEDGLILLTSACSLGMGHHGLFGPAQRLYRKPMRKGFLGNRHLATFMPGVSSEEFHQVYWEGYPHCGTWEATLEFLQQRYSNGARVGIFPCSSIQIAMS from the coding sequence ATGATGCAGAATTTTACTTTGCCTTGGCGCGCGTGGTTTGGCGACGAGCGAATCAAGATTTTTTTTCCGAATCATTGGCGGGTCGAGGTGTTGGCGATGAACGATGCGCCGGCCATGCCGAAAAGCCGAATCGCCGCCGCCCTCATGCGCTCTGTCGATGAGCCGCCGCTTTACCGCCTCGCCGTGGGCAAACGCCGCGTCGCCATTGCTGTCGATGACCTCAGCCGGCCGACGCCCGCCGGTGAGATTTTGCCGGCGTTGCTTGCGATGCTCGGTTCATGCGGATTGCGCGACGAGCAAATCACCATCATCATCAGTCTCGGCTCGCATACGGCGCTCAAGCCGGATGAAATTATCCGAAAAGTCGGCGCCGAAGTGGCGTCCCGCGTATGCGTGGAGAATCATGATTGCCACGCGAACTTGGTTGACATCGGTGTGAAAGTCGGACAGACGCCGGTGCTGATCAATCGCACCTTTGCCGAGGCCGATCTCAAAATTTTGCTCGGCAGCGTCGTGCCGCACGTCTTTGCCGGTTTCAGCGGCGGCGCCAAAATGGTGCTTCCCGGACTGTCGAATATCGAGAGCATCGAGTGGACGCATAAAGCCGTGCTCATGGGCTTGCGCGGCAAAGCCGGCACGCTGGAGGGTAATCGCTTCCGTGCCGAGTTCGAGCGCGTTGCGCGTCATGTTGGCGTGCAGCTCAGCATTAACGTCGTGGTAAACAGCCGCCGCGAGATTGCCGGCCTTTTTGTTGGCGACCTCGAAGCCGCGCATCGCCGCGCCGCGGAGTTTGCGCGTGAAGTTTATGCGACACGCTTGCCCGCGGAACCGTTGGATGTGGCTATTCTTAATGCCTATCCCAAAGACGACGAGTTGCTGCAAGCCGAGAATGCATTGATGTTCCATCACACCGCGCCGCCGAGTTATTTGAAAGAAGATGGTTTGATCTTGCTCACCAGCGCGTGCTCGCTGGGCATGGGCCATCACGGCCTCTTCGGCCCGGCGCAAAGATTGTATCGCAAACCAATGCGCAAAGGCTTCTTGGGCAATCGCCATCTCGCCACTTTTATGCCCGGCGTGAGCTCGGAAGAATTTCATCAGGTTTATTGGGAAGGCTATCCGCATTGCGGTACGTGGGAAGCGACGCTGGAGTTTTTACAGCAGCGGTATTCGAACGGCGCGAGGGTAGGAATTTTTCCGTGCAGCAGTATTCAAATCGCAATGTCATGA